From Fibrobacter sp. UWR2, the proteins below share one genomic window:
- a CDS encoding L-threonylcarbamoyladenylate synthase: MRFEVHPVNPQARIVKLAAAALEDDGLVLYPTESGYAVGCNAESPKAIHKLYALKKPMKKFFMALIIPDIRSATDYARIDNFAFNIMKPRVPGPYTFILPADPHIARRLDVKRPEIGVRMPTHPFFKELFQHFDKPILSTAAKLSEEDIYEPDEIWKTFEHSVEMMVDCGPIEINPTNIISLIGDKIEVLRGDLLDP; the protein is encoded by the coding sequence ATGCGTTTCGAAGTACATCCAGTGAATCCGCAGGCGAGAATCGTAAAGCTTGCCGCTGCCGCCCTCGAGGACGACGGTCTCGTACTCTACCCCACCGAATCCGGCTACGCCGTCGGCTGTAACGCCGAGTCACCGAAGGCAATCCACAAACTTTACGCGCTAAAGAAGCCGATGAAGAAGTTCTTCATGGCGCTCATCATCCCCGACATCCGTTCGGCAACCGACTACGCCCGCATCGACAACTTCGCCTTCAACATCATGAAGCCCCGCGTACCCGGACCCTATACGTTCATCCTGCCTGCCGACCCGCATATCGCACGCAGGCTCGACGTAAAGCGCCCCGAAATAGGCGTGCGCATGCCCACACACCCGTTTTTCAAGGAACTGTTCCAGCATTTCGACAAGCCCATCCTGAGCACGGCGGCGAAACTTTCGGAAGAGGACATCTACGAACCGGATGAAATCTGGAAGACCTTCGAACACTCCGTTGAAATGATGGTCGACTGCGGCCCAATCGAGATCAACCCGACGAACATCATAAGCCTTATCGGCGACAAAATAGAAGTGCTGCGCGGCGACCTGCTCGACCCGTAG
- a CDS encoding MMPL family transporter, with translation MFTLVSKIVRRLTRLPIAVLALSAILALMSAYPISNLRWDIQLQDTLSFFNQENSDYKKIEKDFGGLGSLTVVLQAKDSLLNYNTAKALAERLQNDSLVHFVDFETDVDFYTRNSLLYIEESDLDTIISRVAILKRAALSKSNPFLVDLVEKDSSEAPTAKAQADLESLQDKYFGLMSERFSNREGTIRVVDIYPTNSHTDLKASRALLSRTSEYLSEIINGKEVSVFYTGKVHDTIRQGNTMLPEAKLAGKLTALLILLLYIIHFYRQPQLIVISSIATALPILYTLALAALIYGRINLFTLLLALVLPGQACQVVSHVLKRYFLERARNLPPQLCIESAVLGIGPSTCAYTCIMAGLFACMILVPLPGLQELAVLGSLGTLLNWVVTILVTTALLRVFQKKRPFAVNDFRINRDYTIQLLPRTLNIVLIVIVSVASLACLIYGGKNLKFFYDFKKTEIQKPASTADSLIAQTGFPEYDPIIIEFADEEVGKELYRNFINLKKKKAIPTIASMYTLAQFGPNMSDSRKAKLDSLQEMLTGNFTAKMDSRELKAFALIKESLARRNLDTYDQPKNVLNKFRDKKGNNGVFAFIFHTIDPTDGLACRKLYKDIQKLQGTQGNEYLATGLPVIRAAILDKILQNLDKTITVGSFLVWFLLLLYYNRLTRAIFTILPSIFAMSWLLILMRLFGIELSVYSSLAFPIIIGASVDGSLQLWSAFYSKQGDTALTVMQKKFSGIAISQMASLIACYGLMISSHPGLRSIGQVLLLGLLCIFMSQFTIYPLIAGALDHYRIKQAQKKAK, from the coding sequence ATGTTCACGCTTGTCAGTAAAATCGTCAGGAGGCTCACGCGTCTACCGATTGCGGTACTCGCATTGAGCGCAATCCTTGCCTTGATGAGCGCGTACCCCATAAGCAACCTGCGTTGGGACATCCAACTGCAAGACACGCTATCCTTCTTCAACCAGGAAAATAGCGACTACAAAAAAATCGAGAAGGATTTCGGCGGACTCGGAAGCCTTACCGTGGTCCTTCAAGCCAAAGACAGCCTGTTGAACTACAACACGGCAAAAGCGCTTGCCGAACGCCTACAGAACGACTCCCTTGTCCATTTCGTGGACTTCGAGACCGACGTCGACTTTTACACGCGCAATTCGCTCCTCTACATTGAGGAAAGCGACCTCGATACCATCATCAGTCGCGTTGCCATCCTCAAGAGGGCGGCCCTTTCCAAAAGCAATCCCTTCCTTGTAGACCTTGTCGAAAAAGATTCCTCCGAGGCACCAACAGCTAAAGCGCAGGCCGATCTCGAAAGCCTGCAGGACAAGTACTTTGGCCTTATGTCCGAAAGGTTCTCGAATAGAGAAGGGACAATCCGCGTAGTGGACATCTACCCCACGAATTCCCACACCGACCTCAAGGCGAGCCGCGCGCTACTTTCGAGGACAAGCGAGTATCTCTCCGAAATCATTAACGGGAAAGAAGTCAGCGTGTTCTACACCGGCAAGGTGCACGACACCATACGGCAGGGCAACACGATGCTCCCCGAAGCAAAGCTCGCCGGAAAACTCACTGCGCTCCTGATCCTGCTCCTGTATATCATCCATTTCTACAGGCAACCGCAACTCATCGTCATCTCGTCGATTGCAACGGCGCTCCCCATTCTCTACACGCTTGCGCTTGCGGCCCTCATCTACGGGCGCATAAATCTCTTTACGCTCCTGCTCGCGCTTGTGCTCCCGGGGCAGGCCTGCCAGGTCGTAAGCCACGTACTCAAGCGGTACTTCCTGGAGCGTGCGCGTAACCTACCCCCACAGCTCTGCATCGAGAGCGCCGTACTCGGAATCGGGCCCTCCACATGCGCGTACACGTGCATCATGGCCGGCCTTTTCGCATGCATGATCCTCGTACCGCTACCGGGCCTGCAGGAACTCGCCGTACTCGGGAGCCTCGGCACACTGTTGAACTGGGTTGTCACCATCCTCGTAACGACCGCATTGTTGCGCGTATTCCAAAAGAAGCGTCCATTTGCCGTGAACGATTTCCGCATCAACCGCGACTACACCATACAGCTTCTCCCCCGTACACTGAACATCGTCCTCATCGTCATCGTATCCGTAGCAAGCCTCGCCTGCCTTATCTACGGAGGGAAGAACCTCAAGTTCTTCTATGACTTCAAGAAGACCGAAATACAGAAACCTGCCTCCACCGCAGACTCGCTTATTGCGCAAACAGGCTTCCCCGAATACGACCCCATCATTATCGAATTTGCAGATGAAGAAGTCGGCAAGGAACTGTACAGGAACTTCATCAACCTGAAAAAGAAAAAGGCCATTCCAACCATCGCAAGCATGTACACCCTGGCCCAGTTCGGACCTAACATGAGCGATTCGCGCAAGGCAAAACTCGATTCCCTGCAAGAAATGCTGACCGGCAACTTCACCGCGAAAATGGATTCCAGGGAACTCAAGGCCTTCGCGCTCATCAAGGAATCTCTTGCCCGCAGGAACCTGGATACATACGACCAGCCCAAGAACGTACTGAACAAGTTCCGCGACAAGAAGGGCAACAACGGCGTATTCGCATTCATTTTCCACACCATCGACCCCACCGACGGGCTCGCCTGCCGAAAGCTCTACAAGGACATCCAGAAGCTGCAGGGCACACAAGGCAATGAATACCTCGCCACTGGCCTCCCGGTAATCCGTGCCGCAATTCTCGACAAGATCTTACAGAATCTCGACAAGACCATCACCGTCGGGAGTTTCCTGGTATGGTTCCTGCTCCTGCTCTACTACAACAGGCTGACCCGCGCCATATTCACTATCCTGCCCTCGATTTTTGCCATGAGCTGGCTGCTCATACTGATGAGGCTTTTCGGCATCGAGCTTTCCGTGTACAGTTCGCTAGCCTTCCCCATCATCATCGGCGCAAGCGTAGACGGTTCGCTACAGCTCTGGAGTGCGTTCTACAGCAAGCAGGGCGATACGGCCCTCACGGTGATGCAGAAGAAGTTCTCGGGCATCGCCATAAGCCAGATGGCTTCGCTTATCGCCTGCTACGGCCTCATGATTTCGTCTCACCCCGGCCTGCGTAGCATCGGCCAGGTCCTGCTCCTCGGACTGCTTTGCATATTCATGTCGCAGTTTACCATCTACCCCCTGATTGCGGGAGCCCTCGACCATTACCGAATTAAACAGGCCCAGAAAAAAGCAAAATGA
- a CDS encoding glutamate-5-semialdehyde dehydrogenase, with product MTQNYSNLEEYSEILAKNAKNASKTIRTLSAEKRSAVLNLVAKLLREQKPAILAANKLDLEAAAGKLDDSKMDRLTLNDARIEAMAKGAEEIAAFADPLNRVLESRELKNGIKISRVAVPIGAVFFIFESRPNVTIDGACLCFKAGNAVILRGGKESLNSAKCLAGIFHAALEQNGVNKDAVQLVTETSHDLVGMLLQRNDCLDLVIPRGGERLIRAVVEQSKIPVIKHFNGICHVYIDKSADIEKATNILINAKTQRTGVCNAMECVIFDRHLAANDVKKMLDALVERGVELYGNKDAQSHDSRIKDIGDDSNYHHEYLALKASVKFVDNVAEACDHIEANSSRHTEAVVAEDTSVQDYFVANVDSSSVMVNASTRFADGGEYGLGAEVGISTDKLHARGPMGVESLCSYKWILRGNGQVRG from the coding sequence ATGACTCAAAATTATTCCAACTTGGAAGAGTATTCCGAAATCTTGGCAAAAAACGCCAAAAACGCAAGCAAGACAATCCGCACCCTGAGCGCAGAAAAACGTAGTGCGGTGCTGAACCTCGTGGCAAAACTGCTCCGCGAGCAAAAGCCGGCCATTCTCGCCGCCAACAAGCTCGACCTTGAGGCTGCCGCCGGAAAACTCGACGACTCGAAGATGGATCGCTTGACCCTGAACGACGCCCGCATCGAAGCCATGGCCAAAGGAGCCGAAGAAATCGCCGCCTTTGCCGACCCGCTGAACCGCGTGCTCGAAAGCCGCGAACTGAAGAACGGCATCAAGATTAGCCGCGTGGCCGTGCCTATCGGCGCCGTGTTCTTTATTTTTGAAAGCCGCCCGAACGTAACCATCGACGGTGCTTGCCTTTGCTTCAAGGCGGGCAATGCCGTGATTCTCCGTGGCGGCAAGGAATCGCTCAACTCCGCGAAGTGCCTCGCCGGAATCTTCCATGCGGCACTTGAGCAGAACGGAGTCAACAAGGATGCCGTGCAGCTCGTGACCGAAACGAGCCACGACCTGGTGGGCATGCTCTTGCAACGCAACGATTGCCTTGACCTCGTCATCCCCCGCGGAGGTGAACGCCTGATCCGCGCGGTCGTTGAACAGAGCAAGATTCCCGTCATCAAGCACTTCAACGGCATCTGCCACGTGTATATCGACAAGTCCGCCGACATCGAGAAGGCGACCAACATCCTGATTAACGCGAAGACGCAGCGCACCGGCGTGTGCAACGCCATGGAATGCGTGATTTTCGACCGCCATCTCGCCGCAAACGACGTGAAGAAGATGCTTGACGCCCTCGTGGAACGCGGCGTGGAACTCTACGGCAACAAAGACGCCCAGAGCCACGACAGCCGCATCAAGGACATCGGTGACGACTCTAACTACCATCACGAATACCTCGCCCTCAAGGCAAGCGTCAAGTTCGTCGATAACGTCGCCGAAGCCTGCGACCACATCGAAGCAAACAGCAGCCGCCACACGGAAGCCGTTGTTGCAGAAGATACAAGCGTGCAGGACTACTTCGTGGCGAACGTGGACAGCAGCAGCGTGATGGTGAACGCGAGTACGCGCTTTGCCGACGGTGGCGAATACGGCCTCGGCGCCGAAGTGGGCATCTCTACCGACAAACTGCACGCCCGCGGCCCGATGGGCGTGGAAAGCCTCTGCAGCTACAAGTGGATCTTGCGCGGCAACGGCCAGGTGCGAGGATAA
- a CDS encoding ATP-binding cassette domain-containing protein, protein MFHIVTPCKDRPFTIGRKEGSDLHFPERFVSREHAIIERIETAAGPEWRIKSLTENSFTLLNDVQVTDSEIHDGDVIGIGVKQMRANLKDGELSLLLFDVNDEVEKIELTDSPAKYEIDEEGFKNEIQFKANANGAELQFRHAVTDENGKRYKKILLNEGETTHYDQTEIAVKDGAVLLRKASVGFDIHVRNLDVFAGKKQLLSGIDFDLPAGEILAIIGRSGQGKSSLLKLFEGTYRKGEDSEVKIGGVDYRCKKIRERIAILSQDPPLREDLTVDETLRHGARIAMDSHDFRKNAEGRLEKFCELFGLSDRRTHRIKTLSGGEHRRVALAAELMGNPGLIILDEPLSGLDPFNSRILCSHLKQLAFLGHTIILTTHSYEALHIANKVLVLHRGEQGFYGTPQAAYQYFKTNDPETILSNLGHDASSAWKESGIASRDTVQNNCEHIYFSSRSNSESLLYGMKLLLKQWFRDKGKTAALLLQPFIIGFLFSQIFSASSSLWTVSFAIILCANWFALSLSIREIVQEKEIVRGELRKGQKTIPYYAGKLLLPSIAAFIQTAIVYAFVAYRITVHPSPALLAATFACTVAPAVAMGLLVSSLSKNSGQANAFLPLIIIPQVALAGALVPFDQMQHIGKWLSTIVWSRYNQSSLLNLLLERPDNMRNAISALTLALIFCIITAIILHSSKKAK, encoded by the coding sequence ATGTTCCATATCGTCACACCGTGCAAGGACAGGCCCTTTACCATAGGGCGAAAGGAAGGAAGCGACCTCCACTTCCCCGAACGGTTCGTGTCGAGAGAACATGCCATCATAGAACGCATCGAGACCGCGGCCGGCCCCGAATGGCGCATCAAGAGCCTCACCGAAAACAGTTTCACGCTCCTGAACGATGTACAGGTCACCGATTCGGAAATCCACGACGGCGATGTCATCGGGATTGGCGTAAAGCAGATGCGCGCGAACCTGAAGGACGGAGAGCTTTCCCTGCTGCTGTTCGACGTGAACGACGAAGTGGAAAAAATCGAACTCACCGATTCCCCTGCAAAGTACGAAATTGACGAGGAAGGCTTTAAAAACGAAATTCAGTTCAAGGCCAATGCGAACGGAGCAGAACTCCAGTTCAGGCACGCGGTAACCGATGAGAACGGCAAGCGCTACAAGAAAATTCTCCTGAACGAAGGAGAAACGACCCACTACGACCAGACGGAAATCGCAGTAAAGGACGGGGCGGTATTGCTCCGGAAAGCGTCCGTAGGGTTCGATATCCATGTGCGCAATCTAGACGTTTTCGCCGGCAAAAAACAACTGCTTTCGGGCATAGATTTTGATTTGCCCGCAGGCGAAATACTTGCAATAATCGGGCGATCCGGCCAAGGAAAGTCAAGCCTGCTCAAGCTCTTCGAAGGCACTTACCGCAAGGGCGAAGATAGCGAAGTGAAAATCGGCGGCGTCGACTACCGCTGCAAAAAAATACGCGAGCGCATCGCCATACTCTCGCAAGACCCGCCACTGCGCGAAGACTTGACCGTCGACGAAACGCTCCGTCACGGAGCCAGAATCGCGATGGATTCACACGACTTCCGCAAGAACGCCGAAGGGCGACTCGAAAAGTTCTGCGAACTTTTCGGGCTCAGCGACCGCCGTACGCACCGCATAAAGACGCTGAGCGGCGGCGAGCACCGCCGTGTCGCCCTCGCCGCGGAACTCATGGGCAATCCGGGCCTCATCATTCTCGACGAGCCCCTCTCGGGCCTCGATCCGTTCAATTCACGCATCCTCTGCTCGCATTTAAAGCAACTCGCCTTCCTCGGGCATACGATAATCCTCACCACGCACAGTTACGAGGCGCTCCACATCGCGAACAAGGTACTCGTGCTACACCGCGGAGAACAGGGATTCTACGGGACGCCGCAAGCCGCCTACCAGTATTTCAAGACTAACGACCCCGAGACAATCCTTTCGAACCTCGGGCACGATGCTTCTTCCGCCTGGAAGGAATCGGGCATCGCAAGCCGCGACACCGTTCAGAACAACTGCGAGCACATCTACTTTTCGAGCCGCAGCAACAGCGAATCGCTCCTGTACGGCATGAAACTCCTGCTCAAGCAGTGGTTCCGCGACAAGGGAAAGACAGCAGCACTCCTGTTGCAGCCGTTCATCATCGGTTTCCTCTTCTCGCAGATTTTCTCGGCGTCGTCCTCGCTGTGGACCGTCTCCTTCGCGATAATCCTGTGCGCCAACTGGTTTGCACTATCGCTTTCCATCCGCGAAATCGTACAAGAAAAAGAGATCGTCCGCGGTGAACTGCGCAAGGGTCAAAAGACAATCCCCTACTATGCAGGCAAGCTGCTACTCCCCTCCATCGCGGCGTTTATCCAGACCGCAATCGTCTACGCATTTGTCGCCTACCGCATTACCGTGCACCCCTCGCCCGCCCTGCTTGCGGCCACATTCGCCTGCACTGTTGCGCCCGCTGTGGCTATGGGCCTGCTCGTCAGTTCGCTTTCCAAGAATTCCGGGCAGGCAAACGCTTTCCTGCCACTCATCATCATCCCGCAGGTAGCACTCGCCGGAGCGCTCGTGCCCTTCGACCAGATGCAACATATCGGCAAGTGGCTTTCGACCATCGTCTGGTCGCGTTACAACCAAAGTTCGCTCCTGAACCTGCTGCTGGAACGCCCCGACAACATGCGTAACGCCATTTCCGCGCTAACGCTCGCCCTTATATTTTGTATAATTACCGCAATAATTCTCCACAGTTCGAAAAAAGCAAAATGA
- the hisI gene encoding phosphoribosyl-AMP cyclohydrolase — MKFEDLIKEVKFEVEVDGVKLAPAIVQDADKGDVLMMAWMNEEALRRTHECGEMVFWSRSRKEYWHKGDTSGNVMTVVEWSADCDSDALLFKVRMKGPQVACHTGARSCFFKTCDK; from the coding sequence ATGAAATTCGAAGACCTGATTAAGGAAGTCAAGTTCGAAGTCGAAGTGGATGGAGTGAAACTCGCACCGGCCATCGTGCAGGACGCCGACAAGGGCGACGTGCTGATGATGGCATGGATGAACGAGGAAGCCCTCCGCCGCACGCACGAATGTGGCGAAATGGTGTTCTGGAGCCGTAGCCGCAAGGAATACTGGCACAAGGGAGACACCAGCGGGAACGTGATGACCGTCGTAGAATGGAGCGCCGACTGCGACTCCGATGCGCTTCTGTTCAAAGTGCGCATGAAGGGCCCGCAGGTCGCCTGCCATACGGGCGCCCGCAGTTGCTTCTTCAAAACGTGCGACAAGTAG
- a CDS encoding serine/threonine-protein kinase, producing the protein MTANDVQHFPRPFNDNYDLIGTLGKGGMGLVYKALDKKLKREVAFKILDASADGEAIQRFYLEAQAMKELDHQNIVHVFDFGKQNNQLFIAMTYVQGYSLSDVLQKQSKLPFDAIELIIRQIARGLLYAHSKGIVHRDVKPSNIMLTRDNRVYVMDFGISYIQEMEKDRLTKTGMTMGTPEYMSPEQCHGDEVSLQSDIYSMGVILYEMTCGRLPFQGNRPVEIALKHVQEPPPDPRQFRPDMPPGLSELILKCLKKKLNERYHDMQEFLDDCDQVFPQKETHGNMKLGKKQSLLRHGTTSIAEAATKIPASVRVIRRRLTALAISLFPLIILLMVLLMLTYKPENTLRDIEWDDAIGNFEQSAIEADVSGGYPLDNLTDGDLKTAWLTAMPAKPQNPVLTMFFDNVTLITHIGFAVGYQKSVDDPFGDRFRIFKKPKSLTLETKEGFKQKVLLDNIKGMQYPTIQAMETSEIKIYLDEVYDADNKDFAISEIKMLGMELH; encoded by the coding sequence ATGACCGCAAACGACGTACAGCATTTTCCCCGTCCGTTCAACGACAACTACGACCTGATCGGCACACTCGGCAAAGGGGGAATGGGGCTAGTCTACAAGGCTCTCGACAAGAAACTCAAGCGCGAAGTCGCGTTCAAGATCCTGGACGCCTCCGCTGACGGCGAAGCAATCCAGCGATTCTACCTGGAAGCCCAGGCCATGAAGGAACTGGACCACCAGAACATCGTGCACGTTTTCGACTTCGGAAAGCAGAACAACCAGCTCTTTATCGCGATGACCTACGTGCAGGGCTACTCGCTTTCCGACGTTCTCCAGAAGCAGAGCAAGCTCCCCTTTGACGCCATCGAACTGATTATCCGCCAGATTGCACGCGGCCTCCTTTACGCCCACAGCAAGGGTATCGTCCACCGCGACGTGAAGCCCTCCAACATCATGCTCACCCGCGACAACCGCGTGTACGTGATGGACTTCGGCATTTCCTACATCCAGGAGATGGAAAAAGACAGGCTCACCAAGACGGGCATGACAATGGGAACGCCCGAATACATGAGCCCTGAGCAGTGCCACGGTGACGAGGTTTCGCTCCAGTCCGACATCTACAGCATGGGCGTTATCTTGTACGAGATGACCTGTGGCCGCCTTCCCTTCCAGGGGAACCGCCCCGTAGAAATCGCACTCAAGCACGTGCAGGAACCGCCTCCGGACCCAAGACAGTTCCGCCCCGACATGCCACCGGGACTATCGGAACTTATCCTCAAGTGCCTCAAGAAAAAACTCAACGAGCGCTACCACGACATGCAGGAATTCCTCGACGACTGTGACCAGGTTTTCCCGCAAAAAGAAACCCACGGGAACATGAAACTCGGCAAGAAGCAGTCCCTGCTCCGCCACGGCACCACGTCCATCGCCGAAGCCGCAACAAAAATCCCGGCCAGTGTGCGCGTCATCCGCAGGCGTCTTACTGCTCTCGCAATTTCCCTATTCCCGCTCATCATATTGCTGATGGTGCTCCTAATGCTCACGTACAAGCCCGAAAACACGCTTCGTGACATCGAGTGGGACGACGCCATCGGAAACTTTGAACAGTCCGCTATCGAGGCAGACGTCTCGGGCGGATACCCGCTCGACAACCTCACAGACGGCGACCTCAAAACGGCCTGGCTCACTGCCATGCCCGCAAAGCCGCAGAATCCAGTGCTTACGATGTTCTTTGACAACGTAACACTCATCACCCACATCGGTTTCGCCGTCGGTTACCAGAAATCTGTCGACGACCCGTTCGGCGACCGCTTCCGCATATTCAAGAAGCCCAAGTCGCTCACACTGGAAACAAAGGAAGGATTCAAGCAGAAAGTCCTGCTCGACAATATCAAGGGAATGCAGTACCCGACAATCCAGGCGATGGAAACAAGCGAAATCAAGATCTACCTTGACGAAGTTTACGACGCCGACAACAAGGACTTCGCCATATCGGAAATAAAGATGCTCGGAATGGAACTCCACTAG
- a CDS encoding pyridoxal phosphate-dependent aminotransferase, with amino-acid sequence MTRALSTKTENIAASLTVAIDTLAKQMIADGKDVVSLGAGEPDFPTPTPIQDAACEAIRTGKTRYTAPVGILEVRKAVAEKLKKENGIDYAPEQIIMTSGAKHAVFNALAALVNPGDEVIIPAPYWVTYPELVKWLGGKPVFVQAGIENDFKITAKQLSEACTDKTKAILLNNPCNPTGSVYSREELASLAKVIVEKDIYCISDEVYEYFTYSGSFVSAAAFDGMPERTIVVNGFSKSYCMTGWRIGYDAAPAPIAKIIGKIQGQATHHPSNVAQYAALAALQMGKASTESMCAAFKKRRDFMVERMSAILGESVKAPAGAFYLFLPVSKLYGKTTPEGTKIEGSIDFCKFLLESEGLAIVPGAAFGDDTCMRFSYAASDESLAKACERFERGVKSLRG; translated from the coding sequence ATGACACGCGCACTTTCTACAAAAACCGAAAACATCGCAGCATCGCTCACTGTCGCCATTGACACCCTTGCAAAGCAGATGATTGCCGACGGCAAGGACGTCGTGAGCCTCGGTGCCGGCGAACCTGATTTCCCGACTCCCACGCCCATCCAGGACGCCGCCTGCGAAGCCATACGTACCGGCAAAACGCGCTACACCGCACCCGTAGGCATTCTCGAGGTGCGCAAGGCCGTTGCCGAAAAACTCAAGAAGGAAAACGGCATCGACTACGCTCCCGAACAGATTATCATGACTAGCGGGGCGAAGCACGCCGTGTTCAATGCGCTAGCAGCGCTTGTAAACCCGGGCGACGAAGTGATTATACCCGCGCCCTACTGGGTCACCTACCCTGAACTCGTAAAGTGGCTCGGCGGCAAGCCCGTATTTGTGCAGGCCGGTATCGAAAACGACTTCAAGATTACGGCAAAGCAACTCAGCGAAGCCTGCACCGACAAGACAAAAGCAATACTCCTGAACAACCCGTGCAACCCGACCGGTTCCGTATATTCGCGCGAAGAGCTCGCAAGCCTTGCAAAAGTCATTGTCGAAAAAGACATCTACTGCATCTCTGACGAGGTATATGAATACTTCACCTACAGCGGAAGCTTTGTCAGTGCCGCCGCATTCGACGGGATGCCGGAACGCACGATTGTCGTGAACGGCTTTTCTAAATCGTACTGCATGACGGGATGGCGTATCGGCTATGACGCCGCGCCCGCACCGATTGCAAAGATCATCGGCAAAATCCAGGGACAGGCAACGCACCACCCGAGCAACGTGGCGCAATACGCGGCCCTTGCCGCACTCCAAATGGGCAAGGCAAGCACCGAAAGTATGTGCGCCGCTTTCAAAAAGCGCAGGGACTTCATGGTAGAACGCATGTCCGCCATTCTCGGCGAAAGCGTAAAGGCCCCGGCAGGCGCATTCTACCTGTTCCTCCCCGTCAGCAAACTCTACGGGAAAACAACCCCCGAAGGTACAAAAATCGAGGGTTCCATCGACTTCTGCAAGTTCCTACTCGAAAGCGAAGGGCTTGCTATTGTGCCGGGCGCCGCTTTCGGCGATGACACCTGCATGAGATTCTCTTATGCGGCAAGCGACGAATCGCTTGCGAAAGCCTGTGAACGTTTTGAGCGCGGAGTGAAATCGCTCCGCGGGTAA
- a CDS encoding YraN family protein, which produces MIRKFKNTQDGGNKASNRPKGNFIESQAAAYLRRLGYEIIARNYAYQGGELDIVAREGDTIVFVEVKSVWNNQQGNPAARVNAAKQKKIWKTACHFLHTHRDDAPKGFDQPCRFDVLSARVYLKPLQFSHIKNAFEGSQVIPQC; this is translated from the coding sequence ATGATTCGCAAATTTAAAAACACGCAAGACGGAGGCAATAAAGCCTCGAACCGCCCCAAGGGCAACTTCATCGAGTCGCAGGCGGCGGCATACCTGCGCAGGCTCGGCTACGAGATTATCGCCCGCAATTACGCCTACCAGGGAGGAGAACTCGACATTGTCGCCCGCGAAGGCGATACCATCGTGTTCGTGGAGGTAAAATCCGTATGGAACAACCAGCAAGGTAACCCGGCGGCGCGCGTGAACGCAGCGAAGCAGAAGAAAATCTGGAAAACCGCCTGCCACTTTTTACACACGCACCGGGACGATGCCCCCAAGGGTTTCGACCAGCCCTGCCGTTTCGACGTGCTTTCGGCGCGCGTGTACCTAAAACCGCTGCAGTTCAGCCATATCAAGAACGCCTTCGAAGGCTCGCAGGTCATTCCACAATGCTAG